A genomic segment from Desulfurella amilsii encodes:
- a CDS encoding putative motility protein, producing the protein MQVNAQVGVDVLQKAIDTNKKQVSNLLKMQQDAQNKLPIQAQKNDTVPKSSILGSLFDKKV; encoded by the coding sequence ATGCAGGTAAATGCACAAGTGGGCGTAGATGTATTGCAAAAAGCCATCGATACAAATAAAAAGCAAGTAAGTAATTTACTAAAAATGCAGCAAGATGCCCAAAACAAATTGCCAATACAAGCTCAGAAAAATGATACAGTGCCAAAATCTAGTATTCTGGGTAGCTTATTTGATAAAAAAGTATAA
- a CDS encoding ATP pyrophosphatase — MKAVSLFSGGKDGLFATYLAQKNSIDVKYFLLLNTTIGLSPHYENLNSLKIIANSCKTELLIFDMSNAYSKFVQFLQALDVDMIISGDIYLEPHYEWLKDLASNSHKEFLEPLWQQNSKDLVQNMLDNGFSYTIIACKKTKLSKDYLGYSFIKDNDLSKFLKENPHIDPAGEAGEFHTVVTYCPLYDRPFKLTDTAFFDSQEYYYLSFNLE; from the coding sequence TTGAAAGCTGTATCTCTTTTTTCGGGTGGCAAAGATGGTCTATTTGCCACCTATTTAGCCCAAAAAAATTCCATAGATGTAAAGTATTTTTTGTTATTGAATACTACAATTGGGCTATCTCCTCACTATGAAAATCTGAACTCTTTAAAGATTATTGCAAACTCATGCAAAACAGAGCTTTTAATATTTGATATGTCAAACGCATACAGTAAATTTGTACAATTTTTGCAAGCACTTGATGTTGATATGATTATAAGTGGAGATATTTATTTAGAGCCACACTATGAATGGCTAAAAGATTTAGCTAGTAACTCTCATAAAGAATTTTTAGAGCCACTATGGCAGCAAAACAGTAAAGATTTGGTGCAAAACATGTTAGATAACGGTTTTTCCTACACTATTATAGCTTGCAAAAAAACAAAATTATCAAAAGACTACCTTGGATATAGCTTTATTAAAGATAATGATTTAAGTAAGTTTTTAAAAGAAAATCCGCATATTGACCCAGCAGGCGAAGCAGGGGAATTCCATACAGTTGTTACCTATTGTCCGTTATATGATAGACCATTTAAACTAACGGATACTGCTTTCTTTGATTCACAAGAGTACTATTATTTAAGCTTTAATTTAGAATAG
- a CDS encoding DUF2148 domain-containing protein, which produces MFNCSIEFLSNTAISAPKAGGKDDVLIANISSKTQIQQILEKMFEISNRTNFSFYKRDALTCENIEHIIFVGAKKYYHNYNCGFCGFEECDACKQNGAYCALTITDCGIALGSLVKLASILGIDNRIMLSLGKAAIELGIIKDVFSAYGVPLYVGPKNIFFDRKY; this is translated from the coding sequence ATGTTTAATTGTAGCATTGAGTTTTTGAGTAATACGGCAATTAGCGCACCAAAAGCAGGTGGCAAAGATGATGTATTAATAGCCAATATTTCAAGTAAAACTCAAATTCAACAAATTCTTGAAAAGATGTTTGAAATTTCAAATCGCACAAATTTCTCTTTTTACAAAAGAGACGCTCTTACATGCGAAAATATTGAACATATAATATTTGTAGGTGCAAAAAAGTATTATCACAATTACAACTGCGGTTTTTGTGGCTTTGAAGAGTGCGATGCATGCAAGCAAAATGGTGCATATTGCGCATTAACCATTACAGATTGCGGTATTGCCCTGGGTTCTTTAGTTAAGCTTGCAAGTATTCTAGGCATTGACAACAGAATAATGCTATCGCTTGGCAAAGCAGCCATTGAGCTTGGCATAATAAAAGATGTATTTAGCGCCTACGGTGTGCCACTGTATGTAGGCCCAAAAAATATATTTTTTGATAGAAAATATTAA
- the ilvD gene encoding dihydroxy-acid dehydratase: MRRSDIMLKGPERAPHRSLFKADGFTDQELSRPIIAIANSSNDIVPGHVHLKTLVEAVKAGIYMAGGTPIEFNTIGVDDGIAMGHLGMHYSLPSRENIADAVEIMVNAHPVDGLVILPACDKIVPGMMMAAARVNIPTIMISGGPMLAGKHQGKDIDLAQVFEGVGKKIIGKITEEELLEIENTACPSCGSCSGMYSANSINCLSEALGLSLPGNGTIPAVYAARTRLAKLSGMKIVELVEKNIKPRDVITIDSIKNAIAADMAMGCSTNTVLHLLAIAQEANIELHLDIFNEISDKAPDLCSFSPVGPYHLEDLDNAGGIMAILNRLDSIGLIKRDCLTVTGSSIYDSYKNAKVTNNNIIRPVDKPYYPKGGLSMLKGNLAPFGAVLKQSGVSAALDHFVGKARVFDSEEEATQAIFNRQIKEGDCVVIRYEGPAGGPGMKEMLTPTSAIAGMGLDTSVALITDGRFSGATRGLSVGHISPEAAKGGLIGLIEEGDLVEIDVVKKTINLLVDESIIEERKKHFKPKQPKITTGYLARYARLVQDAHLGAVLR; encoded by the coding sequence ATGCGAAGAAGTGACATTATGTTAAAAGGACCTGAGAGGGCACCACATAGATCTCTGTTTAAAGCCGATGGTTTTACAGATCAAGAACTATCAAGACCCATTATTGCTATAGCCAACTCATCAAACGATATAGTACCAGGCCATGTTCACCTAAAAACGCTTGTTGAAGCGGTAAAGGCGGGTATTTATATGGCTGGGGGTACCCCTATTGAGTTTAACACTATTGGTGTAGACGACGGTATTGCAATGGGTCATTTGGGTATGCACTACTCATTGCCATCAAGGGAAAATATAGCAGACGCTGTAGAGATTATGGTCAATGCTCACCCTGTTGATGGTCTTGTGATACTGCCTGCATGTGACAAGATTGTGCCTGGTATGATGATGGCTGCAGCAAGGGTTAATATACCCACAATTATGATATCTGGCGGGCCTATGCTTGCTGGCAAGCATCAAGGCAAAGATATAGATTTAGCACAGGTGTTTGAAGGTGTTGGCAAAAAAATCATAGGTAAAATTACTGAAGAAGAATTATTGGAAATAGAGAATACCGCATGTCCTTCGTGTGGGTCTTGCTCTGGTATGTATTCTGCAAACTCTATCAACTGCCTAAGCGAGGCTCTAGGTTTGAGTCTTCCTGGAAATGGTACGATACCTGCTGTATATGCAGCACGCACAAGGCTTGCTAAGCTGTCTGGTATGAAAATTGTCGAGCTTGTAGAAAAAAACATAAAACCAAGAGACGTAATTACAATTGATAGTATAAAAAATGCCATTGCCGCAGATATGGCAATGGGATGCTCTACAAACACCGTGTTGCATTTATTGGCAATTGCGCAAGAAGCAAACATTGAGCTTCACCTTGACATATTCAATGAAATAAGCGATAAGGCACCGGATTTGTGCTCGTTTAGCCCAGTTGGTCCATATCACTTAGAGGATCTTGACAACGCAGGCGGTATCATGGCTATATTAAATCGCTTAGACAGCATTGGTTTAATAAAAAGGGACTGCCTGACAGTAACAGGATCAAGCATATACGATTCTTACAAGAATGCCAAGGTTACAAATAACAATATCATAAGGCCAGTTGATAAGCCGTACTATCCAAAGGGGGGGCTGTCCATGCTAAAAGGCAATTTAGCACCATTTGGAGCTGTATTGAAGCAGTCGGGTGTTTCTGCTGCGCTGGATCATTTTGTTGGCAAAGCGCGCGTATTTGACAGCGAAGAGGAAGCAACGCAAGCAATATTTAACAGGCAAATTAAAGAAGGTGACTGCGTTGTTATTCGCTACGAAGGACCAGCAGGTGGGCCTGGTATGAAAGAAATGCTCACCCCTACAAGCGCTATAGCAGGCATGGGGCTTGACACAAGTGTTGCTCTTATTACAGATGGGAGGTTTTCTGGCGCTACAAGGGGACTGTCTGTAGGACACATCTCACCTGAGGCAGCAAAAGGCGGGCTCATTGGCTTAATTGAAGAAGGTGACTTGGTAGAAATTGATGTAGTCAAAAAGACTATTAACTTGCTTGTCGATGAAAGTATTATTGAGGAGAGGAAAAAGCACTTCAAGCCCAAACAGCCAAAGATAACCACAGGTTATCTGGCGCGCTATGCAAGGCTTGTGCAAGATGCACATTTAGGCGCAGTATTGAGGTAG
- the lptE gene encoding LPS assembly lipoprotein LptE yields MKILSKILCIVLVVFVVSACGYRGATHSSLIGNIKTVYVEEPKNSHKVPNLDVFLKQAIIKQLNSDPHIKVVSKKSDAQGYIHTDIINYSIYPSVFDKNGLARTYRCMITVNLTLTNKEGKALILNKTLTSFADFDASNDDSAIEVAKRSPQNEVLAKLAVLIREELFINF; encoded by the coding sequence ATGAAAATTTTATCAAAAATACTTTGTATTGTTTTAGTGGTTTTTGTGGTTAGCGCGTGTGGATATAGAGGGGCTACACACTCATCTTTGATTGGCAATATAAAAACTGTATATGTTGAAGAACCAAAAAATTCGCATAAAGTGCCAAACCTTGATGTTTTTTTAAAACAAGCGATAATAAAACAGTTAAATTCAGATCCGCATATTAAGGTTGTATCTAAAAAGTCCGACGCTCAAGGCTATATTCACACAGATATAATAAATTACTCTATTTACCCTTCTGTTTTTGATAAAAATGGGTTAGCGCGCACATACAGGTGCATGATAACTGTGAATTTAACTTTGACAAACAAAGAAGGAAAGGCGCTTATTTTAAACAAAACATTAACAAGTTTTGCAGATTTTGATGCAAGTAATGATGATAGTGCAATCGAGGTTGCAAAGCGCTCCCCACAAAATGAAGTTTTGGCAAAATTAGCAGTTTTAATTAGAGAGGAATTGTTTATTAACTTTTAA
- a CDS encoding ArnT family glycosyltransferase — protein MPKKILVVFFALYAVTNFFNLGKLDFSYKEAKNAIISLQLNTSGNYKWQTILGKPYFKKPPLIAYYTSILFKIFGNSEFIARAGQFVFILLIAFLPFFLKEFNILDPPYFAFIFLTTAIVLMSINFYSTYAACVFFLFLALYKAYFEQKGFSIYLVLAFLTQGLFALFLFYFILLGFVVFEKKPGLIDNKEHLMGLALILILSLCGIVLYDFNIQSIHYLVGSLFLGFWESFSFKNYILHLIIFPFKLFLLFLPWSMFSKQLIKKQESKLYNFAFFGTILTVFLLWLVPVHNYLIIAPFFALWLSLFKLELNSFYLKIIILLGVFTILSAELFGYLFVKTSNYLSLLIFLAFVVIFIKVSSKQYKIEQYLYIVALMICLKASYSMIAIPYKASYLPDVSAYGQKIANIILKNKAKYVMSNNVHLDLLYYVEKTSNLPINIPQKGKGVLITQDKDIFKKVYGSEFSPYGVFFVGEY, from the coding sequence ATGCCTAAAAAAATTTTGGTTGTATTTTTTGCACTTTATGCAGTTACAAATTTTTTTAATTTAGGGAAGTTGGATTTTAGCTATAAAGAAGCAAAAAATGCAATTATCAGTCTTCAGTTAAACACAAGTGGTAATTATAAATGGCAGACGATTCTAGGTAAACCCTACTTTAAAAAACCGCCATTGATTGCTTACTACACAAGCATTTTATTTAAGATTTTTGGCAATAGTGAGTTTATAGCTCGTGCTGGCCAATTTGTTTTTATTCTTTTGATAGCTTTTTTGCCTTTCTTTTTAAAAGAATTTAACATTTTAGATCCGCCCTATTTTGCTTTTATTTTTTTAACAACAGCTATTGTATTAATGTCGATAAATTTTTATTCCACATACGCTGCGTGTGTGTTTTTTTTGTTTTTAGCTTTGTATAAAGCATATTTTGAACAAAAAGGCTTTAGCATCTATTTAGTGCTTGCTTTTCTAACTCAAGGTTTATTTGCTTTATTTTTATTTTATTTCATATTGCTTGGTTTTGTTGTATTTGAAAAAAAACCAGGTCTTATAGACAACAAAGAGCATCTAATGGGACTTGCGTTAATATTAATTTTGAGCTTGTGCGGAATTGTACTGTATGATTTTAATATTCAAAGCATACATTATCTTGTAGGATCGCTATTTTTGGGATTTTGGGAGTCTTTTAGCTTTAAAAATTACATTTTGCATTTAATTATTTTCCCTTTTAAATTATTTTTATTATTTTTGCCTTGGTCAATGTTTTCTAAGCAGTTAATCAAAAAGCAAGAATCTAAATTGTACAATTTTGCCTTTTTTGGCACAATATTAACTGTTTTTTTATTATGGCTTGTGCCTGTCCATAATTACCTTATTATAGCACCATTTTTTGCATTATGGTTATCTTTGTTTAAGTTAGAGCTAAACTCTTTTTACCTCAAGATAATAATCCTACTTGGTGTATTTACTATATTAAGTGCTGAATTGTTTGGCTACCTGTTTGTTAAAACCTCAAATTATTTATCATTGCTAATTTTTTTAGCTTTTGTAGTTATATTTATTAAGGTTTCATCTAAACAATACAAGATAGAGCAGTACTTGTACATTGTAGCATTAATGATTTGTTTAAAAGCAAGCTATAGTATGATCGCTATACCCTACAAGGCTAGTTATCTACCAGATGTATCAGCTTATGGCCAAAAGATAGCAAATATTATTTTGAAAAATAAAGCAAAATATGTTATGAGTAATAACGTGCATTTAGATTTATTGTATTATGTTGAAAAAACTTCAAATCTACCCATAAACATACCTCAAAAAGGCAAAGGTGTACTTATAACTCAAGATAAAGACATATTCAAAAAAGTATATGGTAGTGAGTTTAGTCCATATGGTGTGTTTTTTGTTGGCGAGTATTAA
- the leuS gene encoding leucine--tRNA ligase, producing MEKYNPSVIEKKWQAIWNKLNLNKAVDFDSKPKYYCLEMFPYPSGKIHMGHVRNYTIGDVLARFKRFMGYNVLHPIGFDAFGLPAENAAINAKIHPAKWTYSNMDYMLSQLEKLGFSYDKDRIIATCDPEYYKWEQKIFIEMFKRGMAYRKESEVNFCPHCQTVLANEQVEDGKCWRCDSEVVKKTIYGWYFKITNYADELLESIKLLEKGWPNKVLSQQINWIGKSEGAFIKFKFEQKDEYLEVFTTRPDTVFGVTFVSISPKHPKVKEIVKDKGTLDYVEKMIVDLDIKKDYDKEKDGIYSGVNLINPASNEVIPLFIANFVLMEYGTGVVMGVPAHDQRDFEFATKFSIPKKIVIYRDDLSKDINLWDKSFTEEGYLVNSENFNGLQNEIAKEKIVECLASKNLARKSFQYKLRDWNVSRQRYWGAPIPVIYCPNCGIVPELIEKLPVKLPEDVEITGFGGSPLSKVESFVNTTCPICGAKAKRETDTFDTFVESSWYFLRYCSPHYDKEIFDRQKVKYWMDVDQYIGGIEHAVMHLLYARYFTKVLSDLGYFESREPFKRLLTQGMVVKDGSKMSKSKGNVVDPDEIVNTYGADTARLFILFAAPVDKDLEWSDEGIEGSYRFLNRLYRLFATNARRVKNAPKKDKIDERIKELLYEINSCVQKVTNDVENYHFNTAIAKLMEYVNFLYSFNPKDEELGYFKEALEKLAILSSPFVPHLACEMWEMLGCDSEVFEQNWPKVQKEYADKDTVKIAITINGKLRDTIEISKKTGEDEVKKLALQSEKVKKHIADKEIRKYIYVTNKILNIIV from the coding sequence ATGGAAAAGTATAATCCGAGTGTAATTGAAAAAAAATGGCAGGCAATTTGGAATAAGTTAAATTTAAATAAAGCAGTAGATTTTGATAGTAAGCCAAAATATTACTGTTTAGAGATGTTTCCGTACCCATCTGGGAAAATTCACATGGGGCATGTAAGAAACTATACAATTGGAGATGTACTGGCGCGTTTTAAGCGGTTTATGGGTTACAATGTCTTGCACCCAATAGGTTTCGATGCATTTGGATTGCCCGCAGAAAATGCTGCAATAAACGCAAAAATACACCCTGCAAAGTGGACCTACTCAAATATGGACTACATGTTAAGTCAACTAGAAAAATTAGGTTTTTCATACGATAAAGACCGTATAATTGCCACATGTGACCCAGAATACTACAAATGGGAACAGAAGATATTCATAGAAATGTTTAAGCGTGGTATGGCATATAGGAAGGAATCGGAAGTAAATTTTTGTCCTCATTGCCAAACGGTGCTTGCAAATGAACAGGTGGAAGATGGCAAGTGTTGGAGATGCGATAGTGAAGTTGTTAAAAAAACCATTTATGGCTGGTATTTCAAGATTACAAATTATGCGGATGAGTTACTAGAAAGCATAAAATTATTAGAAAAAGGTTGGCCAAATAAAGTATTAAGTCAGCAGATAAATTGGATTGGAAAAAGTGAAGGTGCTTTTATAAAGTTTAAATTTGAGCAGAAAGATGAGTATTTAGAGGTTTTTACAACAAGGCCAGATACGGTTTTTGGTGTGACATTTGTTAGTATATCGCCTAAACACCCTAAAGTAAAAGAAATTGTGAAAGATAAGGGGACTTTGGATTATGTAGAGAAAATGATCGTTGATTTGGATATCAAAAAAGACTACGACAAAGAAAAAGATGGTATATACAGTGGTGTAAATTTGATTAACCCGGCAAGCAATGAAGTAATACCGCTTTTTATAGCTAACTTTGTTTTAATGGAATATGGAACGGGCGTTGTAATGGGTGTACCAGCGCATGATCAAAGAGATTTTGAGTTTGCGACAAAATTTAGCATACCCAAAAAGATTGTAATTTATCGAGATGACTTGAGCAAAGATATAAACCTATGGGATAAAAGCTTCACAGAAGAAGGCTATCTTGTAAACTCAGAAAATTTTAATGGATTGCAAAACGAGATAGCCAAAGAAAAGATTGTTGAGTGCCTTGCAAGTAAAAATTTGGCAAGAAAATCTTTTCAGTATAAATTAAGAGACTGGAATGTATCTCGCCAGCGTTACTGGGGAGCGCCAATACCGGTAATTTATTGCCCAAATTGTGGTATTGTGCCAGAACTTATTGAAAAACTACCCGTTAAATTGCCCGAGGATGTAGAAATAACGGGCTTTGGTGGTTCACCTTTATCAAAAGTTGAAAGCTTTGTAAACACAACGTGTCCCATATGTGGTGCAAAGGCAAAAAGAGAAACTGACACATTTGACACGTTTGTGGAGTCTAGCTGGTATTTTTTGAGGTACTGTTCGCCTCACTACGACAAAGAGATCTTTGATAGGCAAAAAGTAAAATATTGGATGGATGTGGATCAATACATTGGCGGCATTGAACATGCTGTAATGCATCTTTTATATGCGAGATATTTTACAAAAGTTTTAAGCGATCTTGGGTATTTTGAGTCGCGTGAGCCTTTTAAACGATTACTAACGCAGGGTATGGTTGTCAAAGACGGCTCTAAAATGAGCAAATCTAAAGGCAATGTAGTAGATCCAGATGAAATTGTAAACACATATGGAGCAGATACAGCAAGGTTATTTATACTTTTTGCAGCGCCTGTTGATAAAGATCTTGAGTGGTCTGATGAAGGTATTGAAGGCTCTTACAGGTTTTTGAACAGGCTTTATAGGCTTTTTGCAACCAACGCCAGGCGTGTTAAAAATGCGCCAAAAAAAGACAAAATTGATGAGCGCATAAAAGAGCTTTTATATGAAATTAACTCTTGCGTGCAAAAGGTAACAAATGATGTAGAAAACTATCACTTCAATACAGCAATTGCCAAACTAATGGAGTATGTAAACTTTTTGTACAGTTTTAACCCCAAAGATGAGGAGTTAGGCTATTTTAAAGAAGCGCTTGAAAAACTTGCTATCTTATCTAGCCCATTTGTGCCGCATCTTGCTTGTGAAATGTGGGAAATGTTGGGTTGTGATAGTGAGGTATTTGAGCAAAACTGGCCCAAAGTTCAAAAAGAATATGCAGACAAAGATACAGTTAAAATCGCAATAACAATTAATGGCAAATTGAGAGATACAATTGAAATTAGCAAAAAAACAGGCGAAGATGAAGTTAAGAAACTAGCACTTCAATCAGAAAAAGTCAAAAAGCATATTGCTGATAAAGAAATTAGAAAATATATCTACGTAACAAACAAGATACTCAATATAATTGTATGA
- a CDS encoding iron-containing alcohol dehydrogenase — protein sequence MKEFIFYNPTQIVFGENQTKNIGRYLRNKKCLFLYGGTSIKQNGIYNKVMDSLKKNNVAFVEKSGVKPNPVLSFVYEAIELAKKENIDCIIAAGGGSVIDSAKTIAAGFYYDGDVWDFFIDKAQIKQALPIYVVLTLAATASEMNSGAVITNEKTKQKFNIRGDALFPKISILDPTNTYTVPKNHVANGSVDAIVHLLEGYFTKKYLSTPIQDGFVETLVKTIISSTKQILKEPENYDARANFMWSATLALNGLTTAGIGAYAFPNHMMGHSISALFDIAHGSTLSIVFPAWLKYNKDNLSQRLQRFGKEVFGIDNPDKAIEGLESFFASIGAPTKLKDVGLAQTDIEAIAQNAVSLAQKWGLNEYTKEKIASILKFAL from the coding sequence ATGAAAGAGTTTATTTTTTATAACCCAACTCAAATTGTTTTTGGTGAAAATCAAACAAAAAATATTGGCAGGTACCTTAGAAATAAAAAATGTCTGTTTTTATATGGTGGTACCAGTATAAAGCAAAATGGTATTTATAATAAAGTGATGGATTCGCTGAAAAAAAACAATGTTGCATTTGTAGAAAAATCTGGCGTAAAACCGAATCCTGTGCTTTCGTTTGTTTATGAAGCAATAGAGCTTGCAAAAAAAGAAAACATAGACTGCATAATAGCAGCAGGCGGTGGCAGCGTCATAGATAGTGCAAAAACGATAGCAGCAGGTTTCTACTACGATGGTGATGTATGGGATTTTTTTATAGATAAGGCTCAAATAAAGCAAGCTCTACCTATTTATGTAGTACTAACCCTTGCAGCTACCGCTTCTGAGATGAACTCAGGCGCAGTGATTACAAATGAAAAAACTAAACAAAAATTTAATATCAGAGGGGATGCTTTGTTTCCCAAAATCTCCATACTTGATCCCACAAACACATACACTGTGCCAAAAAATCATGTAGCAAACGGTAGTGTTGATGCGATCGTGCACTTGCTTGAAGGTTATTTCACAAAAAAATACTTAAGTACTCCAATCCAGGATGGTTTTGTGGAAACACTTGTAAAAACAATTATCTCGTCAACAAAACAGATTCTAAAAGAACCCGAAAACTACGATGCTAGGGCAAACTTTATGTGGTCTGCTACGCTTGCTCTAAATGGTTTAACAACAGCAGGCATTGGTGCATATGCATTCCCAAATCACATGATGGGCCACTCCATTTCAGCATTATTTGATATAGCTCATGGCTCAACATTATCGATTGTTTTTCCAGCATGGCTTAAGTACAATAAAGATAATCTAAGTCAAAGACTACAGCGCTTTGGCAAAGAGGTCTTTGGTATAGATAACCCAGATAAAGCCATAGAAGGACTTGAGAGTTTTTTTGCTTCAATTGGAGCACCAACAAAACTAAAAGATGTGGGGCTAGCTCAAACAGATATCGAAGCTATAGCACAAAATGCCGTATCGCTTGCTCAAAAATGGGGTTTGAATGAGTACACGAAAGAAAAAATTGCAAGCATTTTAAAGTTTGCACTTTAA
- a CDS encoding FKBP-type peptidyl-prolyl cis-trans isomerase codes for MANAQKGDKVFVHYVGKLDDGSVFDSSINSNPLEFTIGDGSIIPGFEEAVIDLEEGQKKSFTVKSEDAYGPYYNERVIVINKSQLPPDLDPQAGDKLQGQQPDGSVVLFSVIDRNEDEITLDGNHPLAGKNLNFEIELVKIQQES; via the coding sequence ATGGCTAATGCACAAAAAGGCGATAAGGTTTTCGTACATTATGTAGGAAAGTTAGATGATGGTAGTGTTTTTGATTCATCTATAAATTCGAATCCATTGGAATTTACAATAGGTGATGGATCAATAATACCGGGTTTTGAAGAGGCTGTAATTGATTTAGAAGAAGGTCAAAAGAAGTCATTCACCGTAAAATCAGAAGATGCTTATGGTCCCTACTATAACGAGCGTGTAATTGTAATCAACAAATCACAACTACCACCAGATTTAGATCCGCAAGCTGGAGATAAGCTACAAGGCCAGCAGCCAGATGGCAGCGTTGTGCTTTTTAGCGTAATTGATAGAAATGAAGATGAAATAACACTTGATGGAAATCATCCGCTTGCTGGCAAAAATCTAAATTTTGAGATTGAGCTTGTAAAAATTCAACAAGAATCTTAG